A section of the Dermacoccus nishinomiyaensis genome encodes:
- a CDS encoding DMT family transporter, with amino-acid sequence MLLVLLLAVASSACAALSTVFKHRAAQHAVEQPAADERADGEKHPRRGLRAAAVAWVANPTFAIAMVFDGLCVVFQILALKYGSLSVVQPVLCMSLVISLGLNHVMLRTRPTRSEILHSLTLVAGLVMFLLVSDAISAHGETAIGRRVPAIILAVVGGLFVLGAVFGTRSMRPRMRARALAASVAIVYATTAGLMKSTTQISHLFGLDAVLTSWQLWVLIALAACGLALNQVAFAAAPLNVVLPVVASLDPLFSVLIGVSVYGDQLRDTPLAVAGEVAGLALLLYSVVKLSSVRAAQGAAAEAELAAAMDGGATPLSMRNE; translated from the coding sequence ATGCTGCTCGTCCTGCTGCTGGCTGTCGCCTCCAGTGCGTGTGCGGCGCTGTCGACGGTGTTCAAGCACCGCGCCGCACAGCATGCCGTGGAGCAGCCGGCGGCCGACGAGCGAGCAGACGGTGAGAAGCACCCCCGGCGCGGGTTGCGCGCCGCGGCAGTGGCCTGGGTCGCGAACCCGACGTTCGCCATCGCCATGGTGTTCGACGGGCTGTGCGTCGTCTTCCAGATCCTCGCCCTCAAGTACGGCAGCCTCTCGGTCGTGCAGCCGGTGCTGTGCATGTCGCTCGTCATCAGCCTCGGGCTCAACCACGTCATGCTGCGCACACGCCCGACACGTTCGGAGATCCTCCATTCGCTGACGCTCGTCGCCGGCCTCGTGATGTTCCTGCTCGTCTCCGACGCGATCTCCGCACACGGAGAGACGGCCATCGGTCGTCGCGTGCCCGCCATCATCCTCGCCGTCGTGGGCGGCCTGTTCGTCCTCGGCGCGGTGTTCGGCACGCGCTCGATGCGCCCGCGGATGCGTGCCCGGGCGCTCGCAGCGTCCGTCGCCATCGTCTACGCGACGACGGCCGGGTTGATGAAGTCGACGACGCAGATCTCACACCTCTTCGGTCTCGACGCGGTGCTGACGTCGTGGCAGCTGTGGGTGCTCATCGCGCTCGCTGCCTGTGGTCTGGCGCTCAACCAGGTGGCGTTCGCGGCGGCGCCTCTCAACGTCGTGCTGCCCGTCGTCGCCTCGCTCGATCCGCTGTTCAGCGTCCTCATCGGTGTCAGCGTCTACGGCGACCAACTGCGCGACACGCCCCTCGCCGTCGCCGGTGAGGTGGCCGGGCTCGCGCTGCTGCTGTACTCGGTCGTCAAGCTGAGCTCGGTGCGTGCCGCCCAGGGCGCGGCCGCCGAGG